Within Populus trichocarpa isolate Nisqually-1 chromosome 6, P.trichocarpa_v4.1, whole genome shotgun sequence, the genomic segment ttattcagaaTTTTTTGGGTTAGAGacgatgagttttttttttatttctttagaaAAAGACATGGCCTATTATCCAAAGCGTTTGTGCTTTAGATggatttaagattaaaaaaaaattattcgtcCCTATTTGGCTTGGAACGAGTAAAAGGATTGCTTGACTAACATTATTATGTATTTGTAGCTTTGCTTATTAGTTTAGACCCTTTCATTCACTATTAAAGTGTAaaaacctgagatcccttctaagACATTAATGGAAATATGAGGAGTGATTTCTTCATAACCTAGTTCTTGCCCATGATTAACATCTTCTTCattgttttcttcatcatcaacaatGTATAGTGAATAAAGCTTTTTATTCTTGCATCTTTGCCCATGATACAAATCTCTCATCACGTTAGAAACACAaaccctttccttttttttcttccagttTCTTATTAATCAGTGGGTTTGTTGGTATATTTCTGTGTTGGAGTGGATAATAGGCCAACttgagaataaaaatgatttcttcCATTTAAACATGCAGAACAAAAAATAGATCAAGATccataaattatgttttaatttttttcttggtttttgaaCTGATTATAGGGTGATTTAGAtttgaaaatatctttattgatgttttttagatgttttggtAGGAAAATctctttatttagtttttttatgatatttttgaggtgtttttagtaaaaaataagttgaaaaaatagagtttttttaggaaaaaacttGAGCCCTAGTTTTTCTAGCATTAGAGGTGATCAAATAATGCTCTAATGGATGACTCGTTATCTATAATGGATGACAACGTTTCTAGAGCGGATGATGATGTCTCATCCACTCTTTTTTAACAATTCACATGGATTtgacatcttttatttttaatttttaatttttaattttaattaatatcatctctttgattttaaaaattttttaatttattttttaaatagttattattctttttaattgtttctatAATTTCATAATACTTTAGagatattattgtaatttatttttaaattttttcttttaaatttcagaTATATAAATTGTATTTGCATGttgcatttataaaaaaacaaaagttatttgTATGTAGCTACCAAAATTAATctcttaacaaataaaataaaacatatgaaataaaaatgacataTGAAGTAAAATATTTACATATGTATCTATTATAAGGAAGATGAactttctattttagtttttaattattattaccaaatttttatttatttattaaattatatatttttcaataaaaatcatctttctatttttcaataaaaaaaacataatactaCAAAACATATCTATAATACagacattttcttcttttgcattagcaattaattttgaaacctACCTGCAGCGTGGCAAAAGTGCAGGGGCTAGTCTACACTAATATAGTATAATTGTTTTAAGCAGTCTGggtattaaatataaaatttcaaaaaggcTTTGACAATACAGAGGCTGTGCCAATAGCCTCACCCTAAAAAATCCGTGGGCTTTGGTTTCAATCCtaacgattattttttagaatatttttatttaaaaatattaaaaaataaaataaattaatttaaaataaaaaaataaaaaatactttttttttaaaaaaacaaaaataaatagactcTTTGACAGTAACATAATCGAAAACCCCAAACCCACCTTTAACATATCCCATCTCCCTCCGCTATTAACCCCCTTCTCTCAGGACAAAACCGTCATTTCCTCTCACACGCCATACTCAAAGCACCTCGCCGGAGCCAAACCCCAAAAAGGAACCTCCCCTAGTCCCCTTTTAAACcaaatctgaagaaaaaaaattacgaaatcCTAATTTCTTCTCGATTTCAAATCGAGAGAGCGTTAAAAAATGGGAGATTTCAATTTAGCACTGGTAATCGTAGCTATAGTAGTATGCATCATCGTGCTCTTGTTCAATGTCTACCTCCTAGTCAATTACCAGCATCCGGACGACAAGAATCAAGCTTATTTTCCCAAATTCGTTGTCGTTTTTGGCCTCTCCGTTGCCGCTATCTCGATTTTGATGTTACCGGCTGACGTAGCCAACCGGCAAGCTTGTCGTCACGCGATTTATAATGGCGCGTGCAATCTTACCTTGCCAATGAAGGATCTGTGGATTGCTGTATACATTGTTGATGCTgtgcttgtttttttcattattccTTTTGCGATGTTTTACTATGAAGGGGATCAGGACaagtaggtttttttatttgatttttttaggagattattaatttgtaaattGAATCTTATTTTAATTGGGTTCGTTTATCCTTTTGGCTTGCAGGAGTGTtgctaaaagaattaaaagtgcTTTATTGTGGGTTATAACAACGGCGATTGTGTGTGGTCTTGTGCTCGGCATTTTATACGGTATAGttgatatctatatatatatatatatataaatttatttgattttaattaataattttttattgaagaaaaccaaaatgTATGTTGAGGCGTGGTTGAGATGGTTTGTTTTAAACAGTTAGCTAAAGAATGGTGTATGAAGTATTTTTTTGGAGTTCATGAATTGATGCGGTACAGTTAGAAATGTGAGTAATTGAGCTAATAAATGATGATTTAAATCAGCTAGATGAAATTCTTATGGTTAGATGATGTTCGGGTGAGGATTTTGTTTAATGGGCGTGTGTGCTTAGTTGTTGAGTCTGTGTGTTACATGATTAGATGAAGGTTTAGTAGGTTAGTGTTGTGTTTGTGTTGATTGATTTAGATGTAATGTACATGCTATTGGTTTAATTCCTTTTGTGGTTATATTAGGGGTTATTGGAAAAGTTGACTTCACTGTTAGGCATCTCTCTTCGACCACAACTACTTTTCCGAGTACTTGGGATTTCTCTGGCAGTCAACCATGTATTGGAAGTGGCCCACACCAGGTTCTGTTTCTGTATAGTTGGTTAGCTATGTTGTTGTGGTATATTATTTTACCTGTATTTGCTTCTTATATTGCAGTTTAATAGTGCAATTAAGGAACTTTGAAACTTATTCTTATGCATGTTCCtgtgttttcatttttctcatttttgaTTTTCTGGTTGCAGTGCTCTGCATATCTTGCAAATGCTTCCTCAGAGAAAACTTGGACCATGCGCGCCACATTTCCAGAATATGTTGTTGCTCTTGCTACAATTGTTGGATCTGTACTCTTTGCGGTATGATCATTCATGCAAACTTTTGgcttctgattttattaaaaatttcttttcttttgtgaaatATGGAATCAAATTTTGAGTGTGGTGTAGTGCCCCTTTATGATTTCATCAAAGATCAATGGTTTGAAAAGAGTTGGTGCCTGGGTAAAGTTTCTGTGATGAAAACATGTGGATGCCTAAATACATACAAGTCTCCAAAGACCATACTCAATTGTCATAAAAATTCCTTATGTGTGAATTTCCTTTCAGCTTTGTCCATGTGGAAGAATATCGTATGTAATATGCTCTCTCATTTGTTCAGATATTTGGTGGTGTTGGGATTGCTTGTTTGCCACTGGGACTTATCTTCTCTTTCATCAGGCGTCCAAAGGCTGTTATCACGCGGTCACAGTATATTAAGGTTGATTCTTCCTTGCATGACAAGTAGTAGTGTGCAACTACGTACCTTAAATAGTTAAGGGAAAGTGCATGTATTTTCTGGTTCTTATGGATAGCTGTTAATATCATGCAGGAAGCAACTGAATTTGGTAAAAAAGCGAGAGAACTGAAGAAAGCAGCTGATGCACTCCATCAGGAGGAAAGAAGTGGTTCCAAGGGTAGAAAATGGCGTAAAAATGTCAAGTCAGTAGAAAAGGTAACTGTGAAGTTCTGTGCTGCATGCTTTTAATTagtctctctccctccctctttctTTCATTGTTGTGCAGTGGGTTCAGTGCATGCTCAGTGTACTGTTAAGCAGGCAGGGTTTGAACTTGAATTTGCGGCTGACTGGCTGTTTTATTCTGTGTTACTCACCGTAAAGCTTTGAGAATTCTAGCTTAGATTCAGACTTGAGTTTTACAAAACTTCTTAGTTGATTCTGTTTATTTTCTGAATTAAAAGATGGGTGTAAATCAAGTAATTTTTGTTTCCATGCTATGATTTAGTATGATTGTTAAAATGTTTTGGAACTTCAATCAAAGTATTTTAATTCTTTCGAATACCTGCACAAGCTCaagattttaatataagttGGTTGGTTACTACAAAAAGTGGTTACGAACAATTTGATGGTTTGGTCGGTTCATTTTGAATCCATGTCTTGGTCACTGGACTTAATTTTCATG encodes:
- the LOC7487319 gene encoding LIMR family protein At5g01460 → MGDFNLALVIVAIVVCIIVLLFNVYLLVNYQHPDDKNQAYFPKFVVVFGLSVAAISILMLPADVANRQACRHAIYNGACNLTLPMKDLWIAVYIVDAVLVFFIIPFAMFYYEGDQDKSVAKRIKSALLWVITTAIVCGLVLGILYGVIGKVDFTVRHLSSTTTTFPSTWDFSGSQPCIGSGPHQCSAYLANASSEKTWTMRATFPEYVVALATIVGSVLFAIFGGVGIACLPLGLIFSFIRRPKAVITRSQYIKEATEFGKKARELKKAADALHQEERSGSKGRKWRKNVKSVEKELLQLEEDVKLLEEMYPQGEKAETAWALTVLGYLAKLVLGILGLIVSVAWVAHIIIYLLVDPPLSPFLNEVFIKLDDIWGLLGTVAFAFFCFYLLLAVIAGAMMLGLRLVFITIHPMKWGATLMNSFLFNVGLILLCSISVIQFCATAFGYYAQATAAQEIFGHTLQSLRGIKYLYKYNVFQISFVVLAGLTFVYYAAFGWRRKKRSGRFQLSS